One segment of Streptomyces sp. XD-27 DNA contains the following:
- a CDS encoding MarR family winged helix-turn-helix transcriptional regulator has translation MARHPDTTDPAHHPAVSEEQDLLRLDLQICFALHAASRAFGGVYRQVLRETRLTYPQYLAMLVLWEHGEMPVKQLGEYLRLDSGTLSPLLKRMEAAGLVQRERSAHDERSVNVRLTAEGAALRADAEAVPRKVIAASGLDPRDLTDLRTRLHRLTQALDSALE, from the coding sequence ATGGCACGCCACCCCGACACCACCGACCCGGCACACCACCCGGCCGTATCCGAGGAGCAGGACCTGCTCCGCCTCGACCTGCAGATCTGCTTCGCGCTGCACGCCGCCTCGCGTGCCTTCGGCGGCGTGTACCGCCAGGTCCTCCGTGAGACCCGGCTCACCTACCCGCAGTACCTGGCGATGCTCGTGCTGTGGGAGCACGGCGAGATGCCGGTCAAGCAGCTGGGCGAGTATCTGCGGCTGGACTCCGGGACCCTCTCCCCGCTGCTCAAGCGCATGGAGGCGGCCGGACTGGTGCAGCGGGAGCGCAGTGCCCATGACGAGCGCTCGGTGAACGTCCGGCTGACCGCGGAGGGCGCGGCGCTCAGGGCGGACGCCGAGGCCGTGCCGCGCAAGGTCATCGCCGCCAGCGGCCTGGACCCGCGTGACCTGACCGACCTGCGGACCCGGCTGCACCGGCTCACCCAGGCGCTCGACTCTGCTTTGGAGTGA
- a CDS encoding organic hydroperoxide resistance protein, whose translation MDALYTAVATANGREGRAVSSDGQLDLPLAPPPALGGNGQGTNPEQLFAAGYAACFAGALGVVGRQAKIDTKDASVTAEVGIGKDESGFGITVTLRVELPESLQGETGRALVEQAHQVCPYSKATRGNIPVELVVE comes from the coding sequence ATGGACGCGCTGTACACCGCGGTGGCGACGGCCAACGGCCGCGAGGGACGGGCCGTGAGCTCCGACGGCCAGCTGGACCTGCCGCTGGCCCCGCCGCCGGCCCTCGGCGGCAACGGCCAGGGCACCAACCCGGAACAGCTCTTCGCCGCCGGTTACGCCGCCTGCTTCGCCGGGGCACTCGGCGTCGTCGGCCGCCAGGCGAAGATCGACACCAAGGACGCGTCGGTCACCGCCGAGGTCGGCATCGGCAAGGACGAGTCCGGCTTCGGAATCACGGTGACGCTCCGCGTCGAGCTGCCGGAGTCCCTGCAGGGCGAGACCGGGCGCGCCCTGGTCGAGCAGGCCCACCAGGTGTGCCCGTACTCCAAGGCGACCCGCGGCAACATCCCGGTGGAGCTCGTCGTCGAGTAG
- a CDS encoding VOC family protein, translating into MIAELQCVVLDCPDPVRLAEFYGSLLGGTVNQPDRRWSLDDDWATLHAPSGLVLAFQRAADYRPPRWPDPARPQQFHLDFGVPDLDRAHEQVLALGATPLDGGEGADGADGGDGADEQPWRVYADPAGHPFCLVRH; encoded by the coding sequence ATGATCGCTGAACTGCAGTGCGTGGTGCTGGACTGCCCCGACCCGGTGCGGCTCGCCGAGTTCTACGGGTCGCTGCTCGGCGGCACCGTCAACCAGCCGGATCGGCGGTGGTCCCTCGACGACGACTGGGCCACGCTGCACGCGCCGTCCGGCCTCGTGCTGGCCTTCCAGCGGGCAGCGGACTACCGCCCACCGCGCTGGCCGGACCCGGCCCGCCCTCAGCAGTTCCATCTCGACTTCGGCGTTCCGGACCTGGATCGAGCGCACGAGCAGGTGCTGGCCTTGGGCGCGACGCCACTGGACGGCGGTGAGGGTGCTGACGGCGCCGATGGCGGTGACGGCGCCGATGAGCAGCCCTGGCGCGTCTACGCGGACCCGGCGGGGCACCCCTTCTGCCTGGTCCGCCACTGA